Proteins encoded within one genomic window of Desertibacillus haloalkaliphilus:
- a CDS encoding short-chain fatty acid transporter, translating into MLRAISQRFNVAVEKFLPNAFIFAIILTFVTLIFGMVVGGESLLTMIEFWYGGFWDFLAFTTQMILILITGYALTQAPLIKKWMTNIAKKPKNQLSAITMTITVAAIAGYISWGLGFVLGTLFAMEVARNVQTADYRILVAAAYTGTIAILPASITVTAPLLVNTPGHSLEEQIGLVPLTETIFSPVLLGVALVSVVVTIWAYRKMAPKPHDVRPFAHFATDEIASSVEVQHENKPEPERTVATRLDNSKILNYLIVLMGMTWIVIYFSQNGFNLDLNILNFMFIILGLALHGSPQSYIKAITGGMPSASGILLQFPFYAGIMGMMAGAGLITVIAQWFVSISNEFTYPVLSLIAAGFVNIFVPSAGGQWQIQGPIMVEAVQQMGIPVSVAINSVTIGDLLTNLLQPFFVLPALGLAGLSLKDIWGYCLVSMVLLFIVAAIGVTFIPIFL; encoded by the coding sequence ATGTTGAGAGCGATATCACAAAGATTTAATGTTGCGGTTGAAAAGTTTTTACCGAATGCTTTTATTTTTGCTATTATCTTGACTTTTGTTACGCTCATTTTTGGGATGGTCGTCGGAGGTGAGTCACTACTTACGATGATCGAATTTTGGTACGGTGGCTTCTGGGACTTTCTTGCTTTCACGACACAAATGATTCTGATCTTAATTACAGGGTATGCTCTTACACAGGCTCCTCTAATTAAAAAGTGGATGACTAATATAGCTAAGAAACCAAAAAATCAACTATCTGCGATCACGATGACGATCACTGTAGCTGCGATTGCTGGTTATATTAGCTGGGGACTCGGATTCGTTCTTGGGACTTTATTTGCAATGGAAGTGGCCCGAAATGTCCAAACAGCAGATTATCGTATTTTAGTTGCTGCCGCTTATACGGGAACGATTGCGATATTACCTGCCAGCATTACAGTTACGGCACCATTGCTTGTGAACACACCGGGGCACTCCCTTGAAGAACAGATTGGCCTAGTTCCATTAACGGAAACGATTTTTAGTCCAGTATTACTAGGGGTTGCCTTAGTGTCTGTCGTTGTCACGATTTGGGCGTATCGAAAAATGGCTCCGAAACCGCATGATGTTCGGCCCTTTGCTCATTTTGCAACAGATGAAATAGCATCATCCGTTGAGGTACAACATGAAAACAAACCTGAACCAGAAAGAACGGTAGCAACAAGGCTCGACAATAGTAAGATACTTAATTACCTCATTGTGCTCATGGGTATGACTTGGATTGTTATTTACTTTAGTCAAAATGGATTTAATTTAGATTTAAATATTTTAAATTTTATGTTTATTATATTAGGTTTAGCTCTTCATGGATCACCACAAAGCTATATTAAAGCGATTACAGGAGGAATGCCTTCTGCTTCAGGAATACTCCTTCAATTCCCTTTTTATGCTGGGATTATGGGAATGATGGCAGGGGCAGGCTTAATTACAGTAATTGCACAATGGTTTGTTAGTATCTCAAATGAATTTACGTATCCGGTCTTAAGCTTAATCGCAGCTGGATTTGTCAATATTTTTGTACCTTCCGCTGGGGGACAATGGCAAATTCAAGGTCCAATTATGGTAGAAGCCGTACAGCAAATGGGGATTCCGGTTAGTGTGGCGATCAATTCAGTAACGATCGGGGATTTATTAACTAACCTGCTCCAACCATTTTTTGTCTTGCCTGCACTTGGTCTAGCTGGGTTATCACTAAAAGACATATGGGGATACTGTCTAGTTTCGATGGTGTTATTATTTATCGTAGCAGCAATCGGGGTTACATTCATTCCAATTTTCCTCTAA